The DNA segment TTGGCAGCCAGTACCGGAATCCAGTCCACCGGCACCAGGTCGACGGCGTTCATCAGGAAAATCCAGACGAAGATGGTCAGAGCCAGGGGGGCGATCAGCGGGTTACGGCCGTGGAAGGTGTCCTTCACGCTGGAGTCGACGAAGTCGATCATCACTTCGACCAGGTTCTGCAGGCCGCCGGGAATGCCGGAGGTCGCTTTCTTGGCCGCCATGCGGAAGAGCAGGACGAACAGGAGGCCGAGGCCGATGGACCAGCCCAGGGTGTCCACGTGGAAGGCCCAGAAGCCCATTTCCTTGGCTTGTTCAGCGCTGTGGGCGAAGCCCCACTCGCCAGTCGGCAGACGACCGAAGGTCAGGTTCTGCAGGTGATGCTGGATATAGCCCGAAGCGGTTTGCTCTGCCATGTTTGCCTCAAACGCCCTAAGGTTTCGAAAATCTTGTTCTCATCAGCAGGGGCGCAAACCAGCTGACCGATTGGGTCAGCAGGAAGACGCCGAATACCGCCGGCGCATCCAGGGGTTTCACTCCTGCAAACGTCAGTGCAAACAGCACTGCCGTCAGAATCAACTTGCCCATCTCGCCCGCATAGAAAGAGCGGACTATCGCCTGGGCTGCTCGGGCTCCGGTGTAACGGAACGCCTTGCGGGCGAAATACAGGTTCGGCACCCAGGCGATCAGGCCGCCGCACAAGCCAGAGTACCCAGCTACCGCGCCACGCCACTGCCATAAAACGACAGCGGCGATCAGCAACACGACCAGTTGGGCCAGCAGTACCGGGAAAACCGGCATTCGATGGAAGGGCAAGCGGTTTGGCGTGCGGGTATCCATCGCAGCAGTTCCTCTGGCGTCGGCCGCTTGAATCAACGACTTGGCATACTTTGTGCCGACAAAATTGCGCGCAGAGTATAGGGTGGCAACCCACCCCGTTCAACTGCCGGGTAGTGAAATCCGACCGTTGCTACAGCACCAAGT comes from the Pseudomonas sp. TCU-HL1 genome and includes:
- a CDS encoding F0F1 ATP synthase subunit I; the protein is MDTRTPNRLPFHRMPVFPVLLAQLVVLLIAAVVLWQWRGAVAGYSGLCGGLIAWVPNLYFARKAFRYTGARAAQAIVRSFYAGEMGKLILTAVLFALTFAGVKPLDAPAVFGVFLLTQSVSWFAPLLMRTRFSKP